The following is a genomic window from Rhodothermus profundi.
TGACCACTCAAACCCCGTCACTTCCAGCCAGCCAAATAGCCGTCCCTCCTCCGAAAAAAGCGGCGTGTAGCGCGTGCGCGCCGGTTTATCTTCCCAGACGTGGCTGTACACCTGGGGCTCCTGGATGGGCTGCACGCGCACTGGCAGCGGGGCATGACGCGCAAAATTTGGACTTTCGTAGACCACTTCACCATCAGGTCGAAGCAGTCGCACGTAGGTTCCATAGATACCATCTGTCTGATAGGCAACCGAGCGTAGCGTATCCAGAGCTACAAAAACCGGCCCGGCAATTCCCTGCTGCACGAAGGGTAGTAACTGACGCGTCTCATGAATCAGATGCTGGTCAAAGTCGCGGTGACGCGCTACGTGAAACGTAAAGTAGCTGAAGGCAGAAAACAGCCCCAGCAAAATCAACATGGCAGCGGCAAACCAGAGAGCCAGCCGCACCGAAATCGACCACGGCACCAGTTTCCAGCGGCGCATCATGAGGAAAACATTTCTTCCGAGCTGACGCGCAGGGCATATCCTACGCCCCGGACCGTTTCGATTTGCAGGGCCGGGGTTGCCTCACTCAACTTCTGACGCAGTCCCGAAACCGTCACATCAATGGTATTGTCGCTGACGTAGAAGGGATCGCCCCATACTTGTTCGGCGATCCGTGTCCGCGAAAGCACCTCTCCGGGATGGCGAGCCAAAAAACGCAGAAGGTCGTACTCTTTGGGCCGAAGCGGAAGCACCTGGTCGCCGATTCGCGCCTGGCGGCGTCGTTCGTTGATTTCCAGCGGTCCTACCCGAATTAAGTCGCTGGGTTGCCACACAGGCGCCCGTCGCAGCAGCGCCCGCAAACGCGCCAGCAATTCTTCAAAGGCAAACGGTTTGCCCAGATAGTCGTCGGCGCCCGCATCCAGGCCGGCCACGCGATGCTCCAGATCATCCAATGCTGTCAGCATCAGGATAGGCATCTGGTAGCCTGCCTGCCGCAGGCGGCGGACAAGGGTCTGACCGTCCATTCGGGGCAAACGCCAATCGACGATGAGCGCATCATAGGTGCTGGCCTGCACGCGCGCTTCAGCTTCCAGGCCATCGGCTACTCGATCGACCTGATACCCTTCCTCGCGCAGCCCGCGGGCCAGCGCCCGCGCCAGCCGCTCATCGTCTTCTACGAGCAAAATCCACATGACCATTACGTTACTTTTTTTCAAACGATGAAAGGTCGCATTTCCCGTTTCAGTTCCAACCTTAAAGGGTTTTAAGCAGGCATCCAGATCGGCTTTAGTTCTTTGCCTGGAGATTGCTAGCGTTCTGGTGCAATCCCCACGGACCAACATCCATGAGCAATGGGAACGTTTACACGGCGTGATTTTTTGCAGGCGCTGGCTGTGCTGGGGATCACGACAGGCTTAGAAGCCTTGCTACCGGCTTATGCGCGGCCGCGTCCGCAAGTGCGACCGCTTCGCCGGCAGACTGATGGTCCGGTCACGTACGATCTAACCATCGCCGAAACGCCGATTCGGATTGGCGCGCGGAAGGCTACGGCGACCACCATCAATGGTACCGTTCCGGGTCCTCTGCTTCGCTTTCGCGAAGGAGATGAAGTCATTCTGCGCGTTACCAATCGACTGAAGGAGGATACGTCCATTCACTGGCATGGTCTGCTGGTACCCTTTGATATGGACGGGGTGCCGGGCGTCAGTTTTCCAGGAATCAAGCCGGGCGAAACATTCGAATATCGGTTTCGCATCCGCCAGCATGGTACCTATTGGTACCATAGCCACAGTGGGTTGCAGGAACAGACAGGCGTCTACGGCCCCCTCATTATTGACCCCGCAGAAGAGCCGTATCCGTATGATCGCGAGTACGTGATTGTCCTGAGCGATTGGACTTTTGAAAATCCCTACCGGGTGCTGGCCCGCCTGCGCAAATATCCGGGCTATTACAACTTTCAGCGGCGCACGCTGTCCAATCTGTTTGAGGAAGCCAGAGAGCGGGGCTTCTGGAGCGCCCTGAAAGATCGACTGAGCTGGGGACGCATGCGCATGGGGGCCACCGACATTGTCGATATTACGGGAGCCACCTATACCTATCTGCTCAACGGCCGTGCTCCCGAAGACAACTGGACCGGTCTGTTCCGGCCTGGCGAGCGCGTGCGGCTACGCTTTATCAATGCGGCAGCCGGTAGCTTCTTCGACGTGCGCATTCCCGGGCTGCCCATGACCGTAATTCAGGCCGACGGGCAGTACGTGCAGCCGGTGACGGTCGATGAATTTCGCATCGGCATCGCCGAAACCTATGACGTCATCGTCGAGCCCAAAGAGGAGAAGGCCTATACAATTTTTGCTGAATCCATGGACCGGAGTGGCTATGCCCGGGGCACACTGGCACCCCGCGAGGGCATGGAAGGTCCCATTCCCCCGCTCCGGAAACGTCCCCTACGAACCCACGCCGACATGGGCATGGTGCACGGAGATGGGGACCACGCAGGCATGCAGCATGGCGGCATGCAGCAGCATGAAGGAAGGGAGCACCGGCCAATGCACCACCAGAATCAGCAACATCAGGACATGTCCCATGCTCAACATGGGGCCATGATGGCCGGCATGATGGGAGGCGTAGGCCAGCCTCCAGGCATGCCACCGGAACCACAACCGCACAGCAAAGAAACGCACGGCCCTGGCAACGCAGCCATTCCGATGGTTACGCGAAGCCGTCTGCATGAGCCGGGCGTGGGACTGGGCGAGGATGGCTGGCGCGTGCTGGTCTACACCGACCTGAAAAGCCTTTACCCACGAAAAGACTTTCGTCCGCCTACCCGAGAGATTGAGTTGCACCTGACCGGCAACATGGAGCGCTTCCTGTGGAGCATCGACGGAAAAACCTACTCCGAAGCGCCAGAACCCATCCGGCTTCGCTACGGAGAGCGGGTGCGACTCATTCTCGTCAATGACACGATGATGGAACACCCCATGCACCTGCACGGGATGTGGATGGAACTCGAAAACGGCCATGGCCGGCATATTCCTCTTAAACATACCATCCTGGTCAAGCCGGCCGAACGGGTCTCGGTGCTGATCACCCCTGATGAGCCCGGCCCCTGGGCTTTCCACTGCCACATCCTCTATCACATGGACATGGGGATGTTTCGGGTCTTTGAAGTCAGCGAACCAGAAA
Proteins encoded in this region:
- a CDS encoding response regulator transcription factor, with amino-acid sequence MWILLVEDDERLARALARGLREEGYQVDRVADGLEAEARVQASTYDALIVDWRLPRMDGQTLVRRLRQAGYQMPILMLTALDDLEHRVAGLDAGADDYLGKPFAFEELLARLRALLRRAPVWQPSDLIRVGPLEINERRRQARIGDQVLPLRPKEYDLLRFLARHPGEVLSRTRIAEQVWGDPFYVSDNTIDVTVSGLRQKLSEATPALQIETVRGVGYALRVSSEEMFSS
- a CDS encoding copper resistance system multicopper oxidase codes for the protein MGTFTRRDFLQALAVLGITTGLEALLPAYARPRPQVRPLRRQTDGPVTYDLTIAETPIRIGARKATATTINGTVPGPLLRFREGDEVILRVTNRLKEDTSIHWHGLLVPFDMDGVPGVSFPGIKPGETFEYRFRIRQHGTYWYHSHSGLQEQTGVYGPLIIDPAEEPYPYDREYVIVLSDWTFENPYRVLARLRKYPGYYNFQRRTLSNLFEEARERGFWSALKDRLSWGRMRMGATDIVDITGATYTYLLNGRAPEDNWTGLFRPGERVRLRFINAAAGSFFDVRIPGLPMTVIQADGQYVQPVTVDEFRIGIAETYDVIVEPKEEKAYTIFAESMDRSGYARGTLAPREGMEGPIPPLRKRPLRTHADMGMVHGDGDHAGMQHGGMQQHEGREHRPMHHQNQQHQDMSHAQHGAMMAGMMGGVGQPPGMPPEPQPHSKETHGPGNAAIPMVTRSRLHEPGVGLGEDGWRVLVYTDLKSLYPRKDFRPPTREIELHLTGNMERFLWSIDGKTYSEAPEPIRLRYGERVRLILVNDTMMEHPMHLHGMWMELENGHGRHIPLKHTILVKPAERVSVLITPDEPGPWAFHCHILYHMDMGMFRVFEVSEPETAAKTSS